A genomic window from Strix uralensis isolate ZFMK-TIS-50842 chromosome 20, bStrUra1, whole genome shotgun sequence includes:
- the PIMREG gene encoding protein PIMREG produces MISVLQNVKATMAWRKHQLLADFDENESPVPDKFKRRASSSSLNTIRMSLRKRVPLKQVELNFRKTPTWQSLEARQKRQTLQRIKTTAKNAFGTVSQKIQKTYQSPVHSMVTPPAEFISRNCATSSTKKRSTTPRTLCHKKSVTLAASSKDTPRSSKRALLGPTRVSEHREWRGFSSWLGKDAVSLRRSRRAAALKSPYSSPAPVSRNLEFDCELELVSSGICQLKRISQAFDDAIVQQERQHAISNYYCLMTQNLQSAHRSRKLSQAIKRQAKKLHRALDT; encoded by the exons ATGATATCTGTGCTCCAAAACGTCAAGGCAACAATGGCCTGGCGGAAACACCAGCTCCTAGCTGACTTCGATGAGAATGAGAGCCCTGTACCTGACAAATTCAAGAGAAGAGCTTCTTCGAGTTCCCTCAATACCATCCGCATGTCTCTAAGGAAGCGAGTACCATTAAAGCAAGTAGAGCTGAATTTTCGTAAGACCCCAACTTGGCAAAGTCTGGAGGCAAGACAAAAGCGCCAAACTCTTCAGCGtattaaaacaacagcaaaaaatgctTTCGGAACAGTGTCCCAG aaaatacagaagactTACCAAAGCCCTGTCCACTCGATGGTGACCCCTCCAGCTGAATTCATCAGCAGAAACTGTGCAACCAGTTCTACCAAGAAAAGAAGTACTACACCTCGAACCCTTTGCCATAAGAAGAGTGTTACTCTGGCAGCCAGTTCCAAAGACACCCCAAGATCCAGCAAAAGAGCCTTGCTTGGGCCAACAAGGGTGTCAGAACATAGAGAATGGAGGGGTTTCTCATCCTGGCTTGGTAAAGATGCTGTCTCTCTCCGGAGATCaagaagagcagcagcactgaaaagcCCTTATTCATCACCTGCTCCTGTCAGCAGAAACCT AGAGTTTGACTGTGAGTTGGAGCTGGTCTCCTCAGGGATTTGCCAGCTGAAGCGTATCTCCCAGGCTTTTGATGACGCCATTGTGCAACAGGAGAG GCAACATGCAATATCAAACTACTACTGTCTAATGACACAGAACTTACAGTCTGCGCATCGATCTCGGAAACTTTCTCAAGCTATCAAAAGGCAAGCGAAGAAACTCCATCGAGCACTTGACACCTAG
- the FBXO39 gene encoding F-box only protein 39 isoform X1, giving the protein MGDDSEPEQICWAHLPDVCLRRVFHWLDNRDRTWAALVCRKWNWALYSGSLWRSGTITFYGRPSRAHTLELQSALRHAKKFSKYLEHLEVKLLNPYNTAFTQKFQVTMRSLLSHLGECNSRLVSLSIKYLELDRLIWKNVVRVQFIKNLATFLRRMSKWLDYLNLKGARVTLEEGCELLNSLTCLRDKSFVSEINIEDFFRLHLPVYSSTLFHQTMSKFHSLVILTFNYNCISDELLDILREQSAHSLCTLNIQCHIHDPHGQVVWGMSWANLAKKAPKLNVNFFFERVMNHDHLARILLVEIPVRSISLRSCYFTDPDWTMRPTLTNLLPAYCHVLQKLTLELNNDHQLLDDELLQLILSCKRLLFLEVWAFLSVTFMERLLQNRAERKCILTTIKVRLCASKLPFPSSLQYPEKGEVPMPIERSVTEMLTTFPVLCFSSIMTLRTTHRNGAFQPT; this is encoded by the exons ATGGGAGATGACAGTGAACCTGAGCAGATCTGCTGGGCTCATCTACCTGATGTCTGCCTGAGGCGTGTCTTCCATTGGTTAGACAACAGGGACAGAACTTGGGCTGCCTTGGTCTGTAGAAAATGGAATTGGGCCCTGTACTCGGGATCCCTCTGGAGGAGCGGAACCATCACATTCTATGGCCGACCATCAAGGGCACACACACTGGAGCTTCAGAGTGCCCTGCGGCATGCCAAGAAATTTAGCAAGTATTTGGAGCACCTTGAGGTCAAATTATTGAATCCTTACAACACTGCTTTTACCCAAAAATTTCAAGTGACTATGAGAAGTCTTCTTTCACACTTGGGTGAGTGTAACAGTCGTCTAGTATCCCTGAGCATCAAGTATCTGGAATTAGACCGCTTGATCTGGAAAAATGTGGTCAGGGTTCAGTTTATCAAGAATTTAGCTACCTTCCTGAGAAGAATGAGCAAATGGCTTGATTATCTTAACTTAAAAGGAGCAAGAGTAACCTTGGAAGAAGGCTGTGAGCTTCTGAATTCTCTGACCTGCTTGAGAGATAAAAGCTTTGTATCTGAAATCAATATTGAGGATTTCTTCCGTCTCCACCTTCCTGTCTACAGCAGCACCTTGTTCCACCAAACTATGTCCAAGTTCCATAGCCTGGTCATCCTGACTTTCAATTATAACTGTATCTCTGATGAACTGCTGGACATCCTGCGGGAGCAGAGCGCTCATTCTTTGTGCACCTTGAATATCCAATGTCATATCCATGACCCTCATGGACAAGTGGTCTGGGGAATGTCGTGGGCAAACTTGGCCAAGAAAGCcccaaaactgaatgtgaacttCTTCTTTGAAAGAGTCATGAACCATGATCACCTAGCCAGGATCTTGCTAGTGGAGATCCCAGTCAGGAGCATCAGTCTACGGAGCTGCTATTTCACTGACCCAGATTGGACAATGAGACCTACCCTCACCAACCTCCTCCCAGCCTACTGTCATGTTCTGCAG aaattaacACTTGAGTTAAACAATGACCATCAGCTGCTGGATGATGAGCTGTTACAGCTCATCTTATCATGCAAGAGGTTGTTATTTCTGGAAGTATGGGCATTTCTAAGTGTCACCTTTATGGAGAGGCTGCTACAAAACCGTGcagaaaggaaatgcattttgaCTACCATAAAGGTAAGACTTTGTGCTTCAAAACTCCCATTCCCGTCCTCTCTCCAATACCCAGAGAAAGGTGAGGTCCCCATGCCCATAGAAAGGTCAGTTACAGAAATGTTAACTACCTTCCCTGTATTATGTTTTAGCAGTATAATGACCCTGAGAACCACTCACAGAAATGGGGCTTTCCAGCCTACTTAG
- the FBXO39 gene encoding F-box only protein 39 isoform X2, with protein MGDDSEPEQICWAHLPDVCLRRVFHWLDNRDRTWAALVCRKWNWALYSGSLWRSGTITFYGRPSRAHTLELQSALRHAKKFSKYLEHLEVKLLNPYNTAFTQKFQVTMRSLLSHLGECNSRLVSLSIKYLELDRLIWKNVVRVQFIKNLATFLRRMSKWLDYLNLKGARVTLEEGCELLNSLTCLRDKSFVSEINIEDFFRLHLPVYSSTLFHQTMSKFHSLVILTFNYNCISDELLDILREQSAHSLCTLNIQCHIHDPHGQVVWGMSWANLAKKAPKLNVNFFFERVMNHDHLARILLVEIPVRSISLRSCYFTDPDWTMRPTLTNLLPAYCHVLQKLTLELNNDHQLLDDELLQLILSCKRLLFLEVWAFLSVTFMERLLQNRAERKCILTTIKVRIYTARVDTSEEDQLLRHIYRKFKYLIDSELNYFVITYPMV; from the exons ATGGGAGATGACAGTGAACCTGAGCAGATCTGCTGGGCTCATCTACCTGATGTCTGCCTGAGGCGTGTCTTCCATTGGTTAGACAACAGGGACAGAACTTGGGCTGCCTTGGTCTGTAGAAAATGGAATTGGGCCCTGTACTCGGGATCCCTCTGGAGGAGCGGAACCATCACATTCTATGGCCGACCATCAAGGGCACACACACTGGAGCTTCAGAGTGCCCTGCGGCATGCCAAGAAATTTAGCAAGTATTTGGAGCACCTTGAGGTCAAATTATTGAATCCTTACAACACTGCTTTTACCCAAAAATTTCAAGTGACTATGAGAAGTCTTCTTTCACACTTGGGTGAGTGTAACAGTCGTCTAGTATCCCTGAGCATCAAGTATCTGGAATTAGACCGCTTGATCTGGAAAAATGTGGTCAGGGTTCAGTTTATCAAGAATTTAGCTACCTTCCTGAGAAGAATGAGCAAATGGCTTGATTATCTTAACTTAAAAGGAGCAAGAGTAACCTTGGAAGAAGGCTGTGAGCTTCTGAATTCTCTGACCTGCTTGAGAGATAAAAGCTTTGTATCTGAAATCAATATTGAGGATTTCTTCCGTCTCCACCTTCCTGTCTACAGCAGCACCTTGTTCCACCAAACTATGTCCAAGTTCCATAGCCTGGTCATCCTGACTTTCAATTATAACTGTATCTCTGATGAACTGCTGGACATCCTGCGGGAGCAGAGCGCTCATTCTTTGTGCACCTTGAATATCCAATGTCATATCCATGACCCTCATGGACAAGTGGTCTGGGGAATGTCGTGGGCAAACTTGGCCAAGAAAGCcccaaaactgaatgtgaacttCTTCTTTGAAAGAGTCATGAACCATGATCACCTAGCCAGGATCTTGCTAGTGGAGATCCCAGTCAGGAGCATCAGTCTACGGAGCTGCTATTTCACTGACCCAGATTGGACAATGAGACCTACCCTCACCAACCTCCTCCCAGCCTACTGTCATGTTCTGCAG aaattaacACTTGAGTTAAACAATGACCATCAGCTGCTGGATGATGAGCTGTTACAGCTCATCTTATCATGCAAGAGGTTGTTATTTCTGGAAGTATGGGCATTTCTAAGTGTCACCTTTATGGAGAGGCTGCTACAAAACCGTGcagaaaggaaatgcattttgaCTACCATAAAG